CGCCTCCCGCCCCTGGGGCGCCGACGTGTCGCCCGTGGACGGGACTTGAGCGGCGTTCACGTCCTTGCAGTCGACCTGCTCGATCTTCACCACCTGGCCCTGCTGGGTCTGCCGGTCGAAGCCGACACCGGTGCGTTCGTGGGCGGGGGCGCCACCGGGCCAGAGCACGATCAGACCGACAACTACGGCCGTCGCGAACGGAATCAGCACCGCGGCGATGACCTTGCGCAGGTGTCTGGAGACCGGCGCGGCCGGCCCATGACTGTGCGAGTGGCCGTGCGGATCAACTGTCTGCGGGGATGGGGTCACCGACCGATCATCGCAAGAACGGCGGAGGCACTCTGTTCAGCACGCCCGATATGGCGTTAGCGTGGTGGTGCCTTTACACACGCGGGAGCTCGGAGCACCGGGCTGAGAGGGCGCTGACTGTGGAGTTCCGGGGCTTCCCCGGATCCCTGAGCTGCGTCGACCGCCGAACCTGTTACCGGGTAATGCCGGCGTAGGGAGTAGGTCTCAAATGACCGTTCAGGACACACGCACGCCTGCCGCGCGAGCCATCGGCTGGCACAAGGGATACGTGGAAGGATCGCGCCCCGATCTCCGGGTGCCGGTCCGTCAGGTGCATCTCACCAACGGCGACGACGTGACGCTGTACGACACGTCGGGGCCGTACACCGACCCCACCGTCGAAACCGACGTACGCCGCGGACTCGCCCCGCTCCGGGAGAACTGGATCATCGGCCGCGGCGACACCGAGGAGTACGCGGGCCGCCCCGTCCGCCCCGAGGACGACGGACTCAAGCACACCTCGCCACGCGGCGGGCTACGCAATCTCGACGCGGTCTTCCCCGGCCGCCCGCGCCAGCCGCGCCGGGGCCGCGACGGGCAGGCGGTGACCCAACTCGCGTACGCCCGGCGCGGCGACATCACCCCGGAGATGGAGTACGTCGCCATCAGGGAGAACGTCGCGCCCGAGGTCGTACGCGACGAGATCGCGGCCGGCCGCGCCGTACTGCCCGCCAACGTCAACCACCCCGAGATCGAACCCATGATCATCGGCAAGCGGTTCCTCGTGAAGGTCAACGCCAACATCGGCAATTCCGCGGTCACTTCCTCCATCGAGGAGGAGGTGGACAAGATGACCTGGGCCACCAAGTGGGGCGCCGACACGGTCATGGACCTCTCCACCGGCCGTAACATCCACACCACCCGCGAGTGGGTGCTGCGCAACTCCCCCGTCCCCATCGGCACCGTGCCGCTCTACCAGGCACTGGAGAAGGTCGACGGCAAGGCCGAGGAGCTGACCTGGGAGATCTACAAGGACACGGTCGTCGAACAGGCCGAGCAGGGCGTCGACTACATGACCGTCCACGCGGGCGTCCTGCTGCGCTACGTGCCGCTGACGGCCCGCCGCAAGACCGGCATCGTCTCGCGCGGCGGCTCGATCATGGCGGCCTGGTGCCTGGCGCACCACAAGGAGTCGTTCCTGTACGAGAACTTCGAGGAGCTGTGCGACATCCTCGCGGCGTACGACGTGACGTACTCCCTCGGCGACGGACTGCGCCCCGGCTCGATCGCCGACGCCAACGACGAGGCGCAGTTCGCCGAGCTGCGGACGCTGGGCGAGCTGAACACCATCGCCAAGCGGCACCACGTACAGACCATGATCGAAGGTCCGGGCCATGTCCCGATGCACAAGATCAAGGAGAACATCGACCTCCAGCAGGAGATCTGCGAGGAGGCGCCGTTCTACACGCTCGGCCCGCTGACGACGGATGTTGCCCCGGCGTACGACCACATCACCTCCGGCATCGGCGCGGCGATGATCGCCTGGTGGGGTACGGCGATGCTCTGCTACGTGACCCCCAAGGAGCATCTGGGCCTGCCGAACCGCGACGACGTGAAGACCGGTGTCATCACGTACAAGATCGCGGCGCACGCGGCGGACCTGGCCAAGGGGCACCCGGGGGCGCAGGAGTGGGACGACGCGCTGTCGGACGCGCGGTTCGAGTTCCGCTGGGAGGACCAGTTCAATCTGGCTCTCGACCCGGACACGGCGCGGGAGTTCCATGACGAGACGCTGCCGGCCGAGCCGGCGAAGACCGCGCACTTCTGCTCGATGTGCGGGCCCAAATTCTGCTCGATGCGGATATCGCACGACATCCGGCGGGACCACGGCGGTTCGCAGGACGAGATCGAGGCGGGTATGGCGGCCAAGTCGAAGGAGTTCGCGGCGAGCGGGAACCGGGTCTATCTGCCGCTGGCGGAGTGAGCGGCAGGACGTGACGACGGAGGCCCCCGACCGGTACACGGACCGGTCGGGGGCCTCCTTTTTGTCTCTGTGCCCCTGCACGCGCGGAGTTCGGTGCTCCGGCTCCGTAGGTCGTAGCCGGGACTCCCACCAAAGTGGTGGTCGGGGCCGCGAAAGGTGGGGACGGGGCGGAATCACTTGTACCGGGGAGTGGCCGACGTATCGGATGAGTTCCGTGGAAGCAGGCGGCAGAGCGCTTTCACCGACATCCCCAACGTTCCGAGGGATAGACCTGGATGGCCACAGAAGCCGGCACCGGACACGCGGCGCCCGAATCGACACCGACCCCCGTCCCGCCGGCCCTGCCCCCGCGCTCCGGGCTTCTGCTCGGCATTCTGTCGTTGGCCGCCTTCATGGCCGGGCTCGATCTCTTCATCGTCAACGTCGGCTTCGACGCCATCGGCCGTGAATTCGACGGTGCCTCCCTCGCTGACCTCTCCTGGGTACTCAACGCCTACGCCATCGTCTTCGCCGCACTCCTGGTGCCCCTGGGGCGGCTGTCCGACCGCTACGGCCGCAAGGCCGGATTCCTGCTCGGCGTCGCCCTGTTCACCGCCGCGTCCGCGGCCTGCGCCATATCGACGTCGCTGTGGCAGCTGGTCCTCTTCCGGGTGCTCCAGGCGGTCGGCGCCGCGGCGCTGACGCCCGCCAGTCTCGGTCTGCTGCTCTCGGCGTTCCCGCCGGAGCGCCGGGCCGGCGCCGTCCGGATCTGGTCGGCGAGCGCCGCGCTGGCGGCGGCGGCCGGGCCGGTCGTCGGCGGACTGCTCGTCAGCGCGTCGTGGCGGTGGATCTTCCTGGTGAACATCCCCATCGGCGTCCTCGCGCTGGTCGTGGCGGTACGTATCGTGCCCGACTCCAGGGAGGCGGCGATGACCCGGCTGCCCGATCTGCCGGGAGCCGCGCTGCTGACGGGGGCGATCGGGCTGCTGGCACTCGGCCTGGTGAAGATCAACGACTGGTCAGCGGTCCGGACGTCCGCCGTGCTGGCCGGTGCGGTCCTCGGGATCGCGGTGTTCTGGTTCCGGTCGCGGCGCCATGCCTCCCCGGTGATCGAACCGGCGCTGCTGCGGGTGCGGGCCTTCGGCTGGTCGAACCTGACGGCGATCGCCTTCAGCGCGGCGTTCGCCGCGAACCTGCTCACCGCGATCCTGTGGATGCAGCAGGTCTGGCACTACTCCGCACTGCGTACGGGACTCGGGATCGCCCCGGGCCCGCTGATGGTCCCGCTGGGCGCGATCGTCGCCGCGAAGCTGGCGTCCCGTGTCCCGCCGGGCCGGATGGTCGCCGTCGGCTGTCTGCTGTGCACCGCCGGTGTGCTGCTGATGGCGGCGGGCATCGGGCAGAGCCCGCACTACGCGAGCGAGTTGCTGCCCGGCTGGCTGGTCGGCGGCGTCGGGGTGGGCCTCGCGCTCCCCACGATCCTCGCGACCGCCACGACGGACCTGCCGGCGGCCCGGTTCTCCACGGGCAGCGCGGTGGTCAACATGAGCCGGCAGATCGGCAGTGTGCTGGGGATCAGCCTGCTGGTCGCGATCCTCGGCACCCCGCTCACCTACGACGCGACCCACGAGGCGTTCGTCCACGCCTGGGCCGCGATCGGAATCTTCATGATGCTCGGCGCCGCGACCGCGTTCGGCATGACCTCGCGTCCTGCCGCCCGCGGCTCCCGGGCGCCGGCGAGCACGTAACCATCTCCTTTCGAGAGGAAACGTCATGAACACAGGCATCAACCTGGGCAGCGGCACCGACCTCGCCGCGGGCACCGACGGTGCGAGCACGAGCAAGACGCGCGTCGTCTTCGTCGACTGTCTGCCCGCGCTCACCCTCGGCCCGCAGCTCTCGCTGGCCCGCTTCGGTGAGATCGGCCTCGACCGGTCCACCCCGGACACCTTCGAGCGCTACCTGCACGACCTGGAGCCGGGCACCGAACTGGCCGTGGCCTTCATCGGCGGAAGCGGCTCGTCGGCACCGGCGGCCGTCCGGGGCCTGCGCGGTATGCGCGGCTTCTCCAAGACCCGGGTGTACGTCGTCGGCGACGGCGCCGGCGGCCCCGTACCCGGCTGGGCCGAGGTGCACGACGTCGAGGACATCATCGCCCCGGCCGCCTTCGACGGGTTCGGCTTCGCCGACACCGTCGAGATAGGCATGCGGGCCCACGGCTCGCTGATCCTCGACCCGCTCTACACCGACTTCTACCTCGACATGACGTGGAACAAGATCTTCGACTGGTTCGAGACGACCCGCTGGGACTGGCGTGAGCTGGACCTCGACAAGCTCAACCCCGAGCTGATGAGCGCCGACGAGGTCGACTTCCTCACCGAGGCGGCGATCATCGAGTTCGGCACCCTGCCGGGCGCGCACAACTTCCTGCGCGAGTGGGAGGGCGAGACCAGCTTCTCGTCCTGGGCGCTCAGCTGGGGCGCGGAGGAGGCGCGGCACTCGCTCGTGCAGGCCCGCTGCCTCGACAAGCTGGGCGTCAAGGTCCGTTCCAAGCACGCGCTCTACAAGCGCGAGCCGTACCCGATCGGCGACACCCGCGTCGGCACCCTGATGATGAACATCATCTCCGAGGCCCGCGCCGCCGAGCTGTACCGCGCGCTCGCGGCCGAGACCAAGGAGCCCGTGGTCAGGGGCATCTGGAAGCTCCTCGGCCGAGACGAGTCCCGGCACGCCCGCGCCTTCTACGTCTTCACGCAGGAGCTGTGCGACGGCAACCGGGAGAGCCAGATCGCCGCGCTCAAGATGGCGTACGTCTGGCTGGCGGACCGCAGCGACGGCCTCAAGCACCCGGCCGGACACTTCTACCCGCACTCGACGTCCGCGAAGGGCGTGCGGCGCATCGAGACGATCCAGGACGGCGCCACCGACGCCGCCGACGGCAAGGTGCTCTCCATGGTGCGACGGCTGGTCGAGGACGACTCCATCGAGTCGTCGAAGGACCTCAAGCGCAAGCTCCGCTCGCTCATCTGACCCGGCGTCGCCGCCGGCGGAAGCCGGCGGCCGACGACCGGACAGCAGCCGACGACTGACGACTTGAGGAGCGGGGTCTTGCCCGAGTCAGCGTTCAACGACAGCGACACCGGGGCGGCGGCCGACACGGCCAACTGCTTCGGCTGCGCTCCGCACAATCCCATCGGGCTGCGGCTGGTCTTCGAGGAGGAAGGCAACGGATTCGGCACCCGTATCAAACTCGGCGCCGACTACGAGTCGTTCCCCGGCGTCATCCACGGCGGCATCGTCGCCGCGATCCTGGACGAGACGCTGGCCCAGGCCGTCTACCGGTCCGACCGGATCTCCGCGTTCACCACCGGCCTGCGGATCCGTTACGGCAGGCCCATGGAGACCGGCGCCGAGTACACGGCCCACGCCGAGATCATCAAGCGCGACGCCCTGTCGGTACGGGCCTCCGGGGAGATCCGGCTGCCGGGCGGCGATCTGGTGGCCGCGGCCGACGGCACGTTCCACCTGCTCACGGACGACGTCCTCGGTACGTACGACAAGCGCCTGCCGACCGGACTCGTCGACGCGCTCCGCGCCTCCAACAGAACCGTCACCCAGGGGGATTGACCACCTATGGACACCACCGCGATACACGAGAAGATCCATCAGATCATCAGCGACGAGCTCAGCACCCCGGCCGCCGGTCTGACGCCCGACCAGCACTTCCGTTCGCTCCCCAACGTCGACTCGATGCGTGTGCTCCAGATCATCCTGAACACCGAGAAGGCGTTCGACATCGAGATCGAGGACGAGGTCACCTTCCGGGTCCAGACGATCGGGGAGTTCCAGGGCGTGGTGGAGGACCTGTGCCGGCAGAAGGACCTGGCATGAGCACGGGCGGCGGCGGGGGCGGGAGCCTGGTCGACGCGCTCGCCGCCGTCGCCGCCCGCGGCTCGGGCCACGGTATGCGCCTGTTCCGCGGGGACGAGGAGGCCGAGCGCCTCACGTTCGCCGGGCTCCACGCCGAGGCGGGGGAGGTGGCCTGCGGGCTGCTGGAGCGCGGGGTCCTGCGGGGGGAGCGGGTCGCGATCGCCCTCCCCACCTCGATCGACTTCGCCAGGGCGTTCTTCGGCGTGCTCGCCGCCGGGGCGGTGCCGGTGCCCGTGCCGCCGCCGGTGCGTTTCGCCTCGCTCGACATCCATCTGAAGCGGATCGCGCTCGTGATGCGCCAGTCGAAGGTGCGCGTCGTGCTCACCGACAAGATGCTGGGCGGGCTGCTGGAGCCGACGCTCGGCGGCGCCGGCGGCGAGTTCCGGATTCTCGACGTGGCCACGACACGCGCTCCGTCACCGGTGTACGTGGACGTGGCGGCGGGTGATCCGGCGCTCGTCCAGTACACGTCGGGGACCAGCGCGAGCCCGAAGGGCGTCGTACTGACCCATGCCAATCTCCTCGCGAACGTCGATGCCATCGCCGGGGGGCTCGGCATCGACGACACCGATGTGAGCTGCAACTGGCTGCCGCTCTTCCACGACATGGGTCTGATCGGCGCGTTCCTCTCACCGGCGCTGACCGACGCCGAGACATATCTGCTGCCGCCCGAGGACTTCCTCCGGGATCCGGGCAGATGGCTGCGGATCATCAGCCGGTACGGGGTGACCGCGACGACGGCGCCCAACTCCGGCTATCTCTACGCCCTGCGGCGCACCCCGGCCGAGCGCGTACCCGAACTCGACCTGTCCCGCTGGCGGTTCGCGCTCAACGGGGCGGAGCTGATCGACCCCGACACGCTGCGCGGCTTCTCGGCGCACTTCGCCCCGGCCGGCTTCCGCGCCGATGCCTTCCTGCCTGTGTACGGCCTGGCGGAGGGGAGTCTCGCGGTGACGTTCGCGCCGACGGGCAGGGCGGTACGCAGTACGTGGGTACGGCGCGAGCCGCTTTCCCGGGGCGTGGTGGAAATGGCCCCGGCCGGCGGCGACGGCGCCGAGGCGGGCCGGGAGATCGTCTCGGTCGGTCTCCCGGTGGCGAACACCGAGGTCAGGCTGGTCGGCGAGGACGGTACGGCGCTGACCGACCCCTCCCTGGTCGGTGAGATCCAGATCCGCGGCGACTCGGTGATGCGCGGCTACGAGGACAACGAACCGGCGACCCGCGCCACCGTCCTGGCCGGCGGCTGGGTCTCCACCGGCGATCTGGGCTTCCGGCAGGACGGCGAACTGTTCATCGCCGGGCGGAAGAAGGAGGTGATCATCGTCTTCGGCCAGAACTACTACGCGAGTGACATCGAGTCCGTCGCGGGCCGGGTCACCGGGGTGTCGAACGGCGCGGTGCTCGCGGCGGGGACGGCGTTCCCGGACGGTGAGGGGCTGGTGCTCGTCGCGGAGACGAAGGAGTCCGAGGGCGCGGCTCGTGAAGATCTGATCGCGCGGCTGCGGTTCGCCGTGTCGGACTCGCTCGGGCTCACTCCTCGGGACATCGTTCTCGTACGCAGGGGGCGACTCCCGCGTACCTCCAGCGGGAAGCTTCAACGGCACGGGGTGGAAGAGGTGTTGGCGGCAGTCGCCCCCGACTCCGCCCCAGCATCCGACCCCGTATGACGGACCGACGAAGAGAAGGTGAACTGACCCCATGAGCGCGGACCCCACTCCGGAACTCACGGCGACGCAGCGCGAGGAGCTGCTGCGCCGCTCGTGGATGGCCACCGACGGCCTCTGGTACTACCAGACCGCGTTGTCGGGCGGCGTCGACGGCGCCAACGAGGCCAACATCGCGGTGGTGCGCGAGTTCGGGCGCCAGGAGATGGTCCGGCTGATGCGCGGTCTCGGGATCGAGAAGGTCGAGACCGTCGAGCAGTACCGCCGGCTGTTCCAGGCTGCCGTGGATCTCTATCTCGGCTCACTGTTCGAGGCCGAGGAGTCGTTCGACAACGGCACACACGATCTCAAGGTCATCACGTGTTTCGCCTACAAGGGCGTCAAGAAGGCGGGAATCGACAAGGTCTACCACTGTGGTCCGGGTGAGCGGCTGACCGGCTGGATCAAGGCGATGGATCTGCCGGACGACATTGATCCGGATGTCGGGCTGTGCCAGATGGCGCACACCGGCTCATGCGGTTACCGGCTCGAAGTCGGCCTGCCGCACGAATCGTGAGATCGCGGAACTTGACCTAACTCATAACAGAGTTTTACTACGGAATGTAGGTGTTTGGCGGAATTGTGGTGAATATTGTTTCTTGAAAGCCCTGCTTGGCCACGTATACTCCCTAAATATCACGTGGGAGGCTGCGGGATAATGGCGGGGGGCTGCCGTGGCGATCGATCCGGAAGGGCATGCCGGAAATCCCGGTCTGCCGAACGAAGTTCGCGCT
The nucleotide sequence above comes from Streptomyces sp. NBC_01716. Encoded proteins:
- the thiC gene encoding phosphomethylpyrimidine synthase ThiC: MTVQDTRTPAARAIGWHKGYVEGSRPDLRVPVRQVHLTNGDDVTLYDTSGPYTDPTVETDVRRGLAPLRENWIIGRGDTEEYAGRPVRPEDDGLKHTSPRGGLRNLDAVFPGRPRQPRRGRDGQAVTQLAYARRGDITPEMEYVAIRENVAPEVVRDEIAAGRAVLPANVNHPEIEPMIIGKRFLVKVNANIGNSAVTSSIEEEVDKMTWATKWGADTVMDLSTGRNIHTTREWVLRNSPVPIGTVPLYQALEKVDGKAEELTWEIYKDTVVEQAEQGVDYMTVHAGVLLRYVPLTARRKTGIVSRGGSIMAAWCLAHHKESFLYENFEELCDILAAYDVTYSLGDGLRPGSIADANDEAQFAELRTLGELNTIAKRHHVQTMIEGPGHVPMHKIKENIDLQQEICEEAPFYTLGPLTTDVAPAYDHITSGIGAAMIAWWGTAMLCYVTPKEHLGLPNRDDVKTGVITYKIAAHAADLAKGHPGAQEWDDALSDARFEFRWEDQFNLALDPDTAREFHDETLPAEPAKTAHFCSMCGPKFCSMRISHDIRRDHGGSQDEIEAGMAAKSKEFAASGNRVYLPLAE
- a CDS encoding PaaI family thioesterase produces the protein MPESAFNDSDTGAAADTANCFGCAPHNPIGLRLVFEEEGNGFGTRIKLGADYESFPGVIHGGIVAAILDETLAQAVYRSDRISAFTTGLRIRYGRPMETGAEYTAHAEIIKRDALSVRASGEIRLPGGDLVAAADGTFHLLTDDVLGTYDKRLPTGLVDALRASNRTVTQGD
- a CDS encoding ferritin-like domain-containing protein is translated as MNTGINLGSGTDLAAGTDGASTSKTRVVFVDCLPALTLGPQLSLARFGEIGLDRSTPDTFERYLHDLEPGTELAVAFIGGSGSSAPAAVRGLRGMRGFSKTRVYVVGDGAGGPVPGWAEVHDVEDIIAPAAFDGFGFADTVEIGMRAHGSLILDPLYTDFYLDMTWNKIFDWFETTRWDWRELDLDKLNPELMSADEVDFLTEAAIIEFGTLPGAHNFLREWEGETSFSSWALSWGAEEARHSLVQARCLDKLGVKVRSKHALYKREPYPIGDTRVGTLMMNIISEARAAELYRALAAETKEPVVRGIWKLLGRDESRHARAFYVFTQELCDGNRESQIAALKMAYVWLADRSDGLKHPAGHFYPHSTSAKGVRRIETIQDGATDAADGKVLSMVRRLVEDDSIESSKDLKRKLRSLI
- a CDS encoding fatty acyl-AMP ligase encodes the protein MSTGGGGGGSLVDALAAVAARGSGHGMRLFRGDEEAERLTFAGLHAEAGEVACGLLERGVLRGERVAIALPTSIDFARAFFGVLAAGAVPVPVPPPVRFASLDIHLKRIALVMRQSKVRVVLTDKMLGGLLEPTLGGAGGEFRILDVATTRAPSPVYVDVAAGDPALVQYTSGTSASPKGVVLTHANLLANVDAIAGGLGIDDTDVSCNWLPLFHDMGLIGAFLSPALTDAETYLLPPEDFLRDPGRWLRIISRYGVTATTAPNSGYLYALRRTPAERVPELDLSRWRFALNGAELIDPDTLRGFSAHFAPAGFRADAFLPVYGLAEGSLAVTFAPTGRAVRSTWVRREPLSRGVVEMAPAGGDGAEAGREIVSVGLPVANTEVRLVGEDGTALTDPSLVGEIQIRGDSVMRGYEDNEPATRATVLAGGWVSTGDLGFRQDGELFIAGRKKEVIIVFGQNYYASDIESVAGRVTGVSNGAVLAAGTAFPDGEGLVLVAETKESEGAAREDLIARLRFAVSDSLGLTPRDIVLVRRGRLPRTSSGKLQRHGVEEVLAAVAPDSAPASDPV
- a CDS encoding MFS transporter: MATEAGTGHAAPESTPTPVPPALPPRSGLLLGILSLAAFMAGLDLFIVNVGFDAIGREFDGASLADLSWVLNAYAIVFAALLVPLGRLSDRYGRKAGFLLGVALFTAASAACAISTSLWQLVLFRVLQAVGAAALTPASLGLLLSAFPPERRAGAVRIWSASAALAAAAGPVVGGLLVSASWRWIFLVNIPIGVLALVVAVRIVPDSREAAMTRLPDLPGAALLTGAIGLLALGLVKINDWSAVRTSAVLAGAVLGIAVFWFRSRRHASPVIEPALLRVRAFGWSNLTAIAFSAAFAANLLTAILWMQQVWHYSALRTGLGIAPGPLMVPLGAIVAAKLASRVPPGRMVAVGCLLCTAGVLLMAAGIGQSPHYASELLPGWLVGGVGVGLALPTILATATTDLPAARFSTGSAVVNMSRQIGSVLGISLLVAILGTPLTYDATHEAFVHAWAAIGIFMMLGAATAFGMTSRPAARGSRAPAST
- a CDS encoding acyl carrier protein, with protein sequence MDTTAIHEKIHQIISDELSTPAAGLTPDQHFRSLPNVDSMRVLQIILNTEKAFDIEIEDEVTFRVQTIGEFQGVVEDLCRQKDLA